A stretch of the Xyrauchen texanus isolate HMW12.3.18 chromosome 20, RBS_HiC_50CHRs, whole genome shotgun sequence genome encodes the following:
- the mxtx1 gene encoding mix-type homeobox gene 1 yields MWKDNSIDESAKKSGSSAVSRSASRRKRTSFSKEHVELLRATFETDPYPGISLRESLSQTTGLPESRIQVWFQNRRARTLKCKGGKKSLWQSDAALPTYSARQNSLVQLHTTGREGSESGTINVPSCTPPPAYPIHIKEEMERDGIYGCNTPSSMSVGDDSGYCTPSYGYHQGRPMNTHGSPCLLSPEHQIPPNSSARNDRGSPMSSMWTPLHFDAYGCYKNSGQGFYYSPSEKHHMSNSLQPLTPVTPDSGCLEGTPPASSSFCLENPEMPRIESREERAVHHGPLPELPTLSLQEILGELQGDWWQGEGLNSQSSEDNRVYC; encoded by the exons ATGTGGAAAGACAACAGTATTG ATGAATCTGCAAAGAAATCTGGTAGTAGTGCTGTATCAAGGAGTGCAAGTCGTAGGAAAAGGACAAGTTTCTCAAAGGAACACGTAGAGCTCCTGCGTGCTACCTTTGAAACAGACCCTTACCCAGGAATCAGCCTCAGAGAGAGTCTCTCCCAAACTACAGGACTGCCTGAGTCTCGCATACAG GTATGGTTCCAGAATAGGAGGGCTCGCACACTGAAATGCAAGGGTGGTAAGAAATCACTGTGGCAGTCTGATGCCGCTTTGCCAACCTACAGTGCCAGGCAGAATTCACTGGTACAGCTACACACTACTGGCAGGGAGGGCAGTGAGTCTGGTACGATCAATGTGCCCTCATGCACTCCACCACCTGCATACCCCATTCATATTAAAGAGGAGATGGAGAGGGATGGAATTTATGGGTGTAACACTCCATCTTCCATGTCAGTTGGCGATGACTCAGGCTATTGCACGCCTTCATATGGATATCATCAGGGCAGACCCATGAATACTCATGGCAGTCCTTGTCTTCTAAGCCCAGAGCATCAGATACCCCCTAACAGTTCTGCAAGAAATGACAGGGGGTCACCTATGAGCTCCATGTGGACCCCCCTTCATTTCGATGCCTATGGCTGCTATAAGAACTCCGGTCAGGGCTTTTACTACTCTCCATCTGAGAAACATCACATGTCCAACAGCCTCCAGCCACTGACCCCTGTTACCCCAGACTCAGGCTGTTTGGAGGGTACTCCCCCAGCCTCCAGCTCCTTTTGTTTGGAAAACCCAGAAATGCCAAGGATAGAAAGTCGAGAGGAAAGGGCCGTTCATCATGGCCCTTTGCCTGAACTGCCAACCTTGTCACTGCAGGAGATCCTGGGAGAGTTGCAAGGAGACTGGTGGCAAGGAGAAGGACTAAACAGCCAGTCATCTGAGGATAATCGTGTCTATTGCTGA